The window TGCATCCGAATTAGCTCAATACGAAAACGGTTTGTCGTTTCATTGATAACTTGATTAAGCCCTTTATTGCTCACCGCCGCACTTGCGCCAGATGAGCCTTTTAAACTGGCAATCTGATTCGCTTTATCTTCAACCCAACTCAATAGTTGACGTTCAGATTGAATGCGATTTTGAGCCAGGTCGGCACGGTTAGCCAAAGGCTGCCATATACCCCAATAGATTATCGCCAATATTAACGCGGCTGAACCACCTAACACTAAGCGTTGCTCTCGCTGACTTAAGGTTTTCCACCATGCTTTCATGATTTTCTCCTTAGTACGACAGTACCATTAACCCGCTCACCATCTTTATTCAACTGACCTTGCTCTACGATGAACTGTTCAGCCAGAAGCGTACGAATTTGTTCAAAATGCTGAAACTCTGTAGAGCTTGCTTGAAGACGTAATTCGCCCCGATTTTCATCGTATTTTACATTTTGAATTGTCATTTGAGGCACTTCACTCAACACGGGTTTTAATTGGACTAACCAAGGTAATAACCCCTTATCGTTCCCTGCGCCTCCTAATCGACTGATGGCATTTTTCATCTGGTTTTTCAGATAACTTTGAGAAGGTATGCGTTTAAATTCAGGTAAAACCTCACGAAAGATACGTTCGCTTTCAGCACGGTAAACTTGTGCCTGCTGCTCCATTTTTTGAACTGATACTACATGCTCAATAATGACGGAGGTTAATACCAGCCCTGCTGCAATGGCCACTTTTCGCCAAGGCTTAAGATGTTTACGCCATGCCGATTGAATTTTATAAGGGCCTGATAACAAGTTGGCTTTACTGTTGGCAGCGCCTTCAGCCAGTAGCTGCATCACCAATTCAGGGGCTTCTGGTTTCCATATACCTGGCATGCCATTGGGGGCTGGGCTGTAATTATGAATTACAACGTTTGTCGACTGCTGCAACTCTGTATGAATGGGTTCAACATTCGAGGTATCTGTATCTGTATCTGTATCTGTATCTGTATCTGTATCTGTATCTGTATCTGTATCTGTATCTGTAGAGAGTACTATTGGGGCTTTCTGCGCCAATAGCCAACTACCAAGCCATGATGGCTCAGCACAAATACCTTGCGCTTCTGATTGACGAACTAACCATTGTTTCCCCAATTCAACGGCGCTATAACCATCATTGAATAACGGTAAACATAAGCAATCTGGAACCAGCTTAGTGACTTCAATACCAGCATCAGATAATGCTTCTAACCATTGTTGAATGAGCTTATGCTCTACGATGGCAACACTGGCAATGTCTCCTTCGCGATTAAGCAAATGTACATGAAGAGAATCGACATCTTGTGCTAATTCCTCTTCTAATAGATAAGGTAATACCGCCGTAAGTTGACGCCCACTGCCTGCAGGAATCGCAACGTCGGTGAGTAATAGTTCACTTGTTGGTGCCAAGGCGATAACTGGACGCTGTGCTGCATACTCTGCAAGTTCGCTTAACTGCGTCATATCGGCTAACTGCCCCGACGCAATCACTTCATTTTGCTGTGGCGACCAGACCAGCCATTGCACCGGCTGTGCGGGCCGGCTACTTAGCCTTATTGTCAGAAATTCGCTCACTGATCCCTCCATAACGGCGACGAACAACCGTCACCTCTTTCTCATCACGTTTAAGTAATGCCACTAACCGTATTCTGGCTCGATCAACCAGTACCTCTGTATCCATTTGAAAATAGTTACTGCTTACACCAATATGAGTTTTCGCTTTGTCTTTAACAGCACCACTAATAGATGCAATAGCCGATTCAGCAGTAAAGTCAGCAACGCTATCCCAGCCATCAAAGCGGCGTCCTGAAATAATTTGCTCTGCATCTGATAATGATAATACAGGGCTGTATAACGCAGCCAATAATGCCGCTTGCCCTTTCTTTAGGGTATTAACATTCAGCACCATATCGTCACTCGGCAACGCGCACAGTAAGTGTTTAACCTTTTCATAAATCGGTGCTGTAACACCGTTTATTGCTCGAAATTCACTGACATCAGCAATCCAATCATTGGGTGGTAAATAAGGCGGACTAAAACCTTCATACGTGCTGTCTTCCGCACCATAGGCAGATTGCACAATGTCATCAGCATCAATATATTCCCAACTTGAATCCGCAATCACTTCCGCGTTGTAGCTATCAACACCGATCTCTTCCAGTAACGCTTGCAAATACGTAACTAAGAAAGGTTTTTGGTTTGAGGTCGCGTCTTGTTTGACGTTCTTCAACGCATTAAGATTAAAGCATGCCTGACGGTCGAGAATATTACCGATAACTTCCCCCCCCTCTAAAGGATAGCGCTGCCCTTCTGTTGCCCATGCCTGATTCAAATTAATGGTGTCGCTATCATCGGTGCTTTGCTGAATCGCCACTTTGGCAAGCTCTTCCATACCTTGGGCATACCAATAGGCTTGCTGATTAAGTACCTGGTTTTCTACACGGTAAAAATTATGATGTAGCCGCTCAGTCATTTGTGCAGCCAGTAAAGTCATCAATGCCAATAGTAACAGCACAACGATTAATGCCACGCCTTGTTGCGATTTCATTCTTGTCGGTGCTGTGATTCGGCTTAAATGATTCATTAAGCTGGATTCCCGTTACTTTCAGCACTCAATCCCGATGTTGGCAGCATATACACACGTTCAATATCACCAAAGTCAGCCAGCGTCATTTTCACCATAATACCTTCTGGTAAAACGGCATCTTTCGACCATTCTTCCGTCCATTTATTGTCACTGTAAAAGCGAAACGACAAGTCGGTTACATCCGACAGTATCTCTCTCACTAAAGGCTCCACGCCAACCACAGTATCGGGATAACGGAACCATACTCGCTCTAATGTATCGTCAAGAATACGGTAGCCAACGCGTACATTTTCACCACGGGGAAACATCTGCTGAGGGTTTTGCCAGCCTGCACGCGTAAACGTTATTCCATGACTCGATGAACCTAATAGATACTCACTCGCCAACAACAACTTATCACTGGGCTTTTCACCTTGCGTACGAACTCGACGAGCGACTATCTGACGGAAATCGTTATCCATCATGACAACGGCACGTTGAATCGACTGTAAGCGATCATTGTGTTCTATCGATTGTTGATTACTGAGTTGAACATTATTTAGCACTTGGTAAGCAGATAAGCTCAACATGGCAAAAACAGCAATCGCGACCAGTACTTCTAACAACGTAAAACCTTGCTGCGAAGAATGGAGCCGATGAGAAGAGCAAGGATGATTAATTCGCAACATAAGTTCTTACCGAGACAACGGATTTCTTTCGTTCTGAATCTGTGGCAACCGTGACATCAACAGCACGCAAATACCCATCAGCCGTTTTTGTACTTTTTACCGACCAATACCATTCCTGACCGGCGAGTTTCGATTTGCCACGCTTTTCTGTTGTGGGAATTTCTCCCGAAAGCCGTACCGTGGCGAGCGTATTATCGGCCACCATAATGGCAAAGGTTTTTTGCTCTAAATATCCTAAGGTATTCAAATGT is drawn from Photobacterium profundum SS9 and contains these coding sequences:
- the gspL gene encoding type II secretion system protein GspL yields the protein MSEFLTIRLSSRPAQPVQWLVWSPQQNEVIASGQLADMTQLSELAEYAAQRPVIALAPTSELLLTDVAIPAGSGRQLTAVLPYLLEEELAQDVDSLHVHLLNREGDIASVAIVEHKLIQQWLEALSDAGIEVTKLVPDCLCLPLFNDGYSAVELGKQWLVRQSEAQGICAEPSWLGSWLLAQKAPIVLSTDTDTDTDTDTDTDTDTDTDTDTSNVEPIHTELQQSTNVVIHNYSPAPNGMPGIWKPEAPELVMQLLAEGAANSKANLLSGPYKIQSAWRKHLKPWRKVAIAAGLVLTSVIIEHVVSVQKMEQQAQVYRAESERIFREVLPEFKRIPSQSYLKNQMKNAISRLGGAGNDKGLLPWLVQLKPVLSEVPQMTIQNVKYDENRGELRLQASSTEFQHFEQIRTLLAEQFIVEQGQLNKDGERVNGTVVLRRKS
- the gspI gene encoding type II secretion system minor pseudopilin GspI, encoding MKKNRGMTLLEVLVALAIFAIAALSVMKAVSQHLNTLGYLEQKTFAIMVADNTLATVRLSGEIPTTEKRGKSKLAGQEWYWSVKSTKTADGYLRAVDVTVATDSERKKSVVSVRTYVAN
- the gspK gene encoding type II secretion system minor pseudopilin GspK — its product is MNHLSRITAPTRMKSQQGVALIVVLLLLALMTLLAAQMTERLHHNFYRVENQVLNQQAYWYAQGMEELAKVAIQQSTDDSDTINLNQAWATEGQRYPLEGGEVIGNILDRQACFNLNALKNVKQDATSNQKPFLVTYLQALLEEIGVDSYNAEVIADSSWEYIDADDIVQSAYGAEDSTYEGFSPPYLPPNDWIADVSEFRAINGVTAPIYEKVKHLLCALPSDDMVLNVNTLKKGQAALLAALYSPVLSLSDAEQIISGRRFDGWDSVADFTAESAIASISGAVKDKAKTHIGVSSNYFQMDTEVLVDRARIRLVALLKRDEKEVTVVRRRYGGISERISDNKAK
- the gspJ gene encoding type II secretion system minor pseudopilin GspJ, which gives rise to MLRINHPCSSHRLHSSQQGFTLLEVLVAIAVFAMLSLSAYQVLNNVQLSNQQSIEHNDRLQSIQRAVVMMDNDFRQIVARRVRTQGEKPSDKLLLASEYLLGSSSHGITFTRAGWQNPQQMFPRGENVRVGYRILDDTLERVWFRYPDTVVGVEPLVREILSDVTDLSFRFYSDNKWTEEWSKDAVLPEGIMVKMTLADFGDIERVYMLPTSGLSAESNGNPA
- a CDS encoding type II secretion system protein M — protein: MKAWWKTLSQREQRLVLGGSAALILAIIYWGIWQPLANRADLAQNRIQSERQLLSWVEDKANQIASLKGSSGASAAVSNKGLNQVINETTNRFRIELIRMQPRNESVQVWVKPVPFNTLVNWLAFLHEEYGIEAQFLDVSRTKSNGMVEVNRLQLGRG